In Synechococcus sp. KORDI-52, one genomic interval encodes:
- a CDS encoding NADPH-dependent assimilatory sulfite reductase hemoprotein subunit, with amino-acid sequence MGEGSLAVVETGTQTLPKAEQRKLDSDHLRDPLLSELSNDDVRFTEDAVQLLKFHGSYQQHHRELRKTDKVRSWQMMLRLRSPGGRIPARLFLALDDLSNRLGDGTLRATTRQAFQMHGIAKADLKEVIGTIVRNMGSTLAACGDINRNVMAPPAPFEKGGYPVARRLADEIADLLSPEAAEGAYLDLWVDGDLSYRFKPSRAVQKARKRQSEDELFSGSTDEPLYGDTYLPRKFKVAVTVPGDNSVDLLTQDIGLVAFTDPSGDLRGCNVYVGGGMGRTHNKEETFARTADPLGYVDAANVLDVVQAILALQRDHGDREVRKHARMKYLLHDKGIQWFRDTLCATYFKGTLKGLRNEPKAKLLDYLGWHRQKAGMWFVGLPLLCGRLNGDLKAGLRQLVETYQLEIRLTANQDLLLCNIGTSQRASIRTQLEALGFEVPEAPAPLARHAIACPALPTCGLAITESERILPDVLDRLDAQLRRLEIEKSLLVRMTGCPNGCARPYMAELGLVGNGVNQYQLWLGGTPNLQRLARPYMEKLPLDDLEKTIEPLLLSWKAAGGRRSFGDHIEKLGDQEVSELLTASA; translated from the coding sequence GTGGGGGAAGGCTCCTTGGCAGTGGTGGAAACAGGAACTCAAACGCTGCCCAAGGCGGAGCAGCGCAAGCTGGACAGCGACCATCTGCGCGATCCGTTGTTGAGCGAGCTCAGCAACGACGATGTTCGTTTCACGGAAGATGCCGTTCAACTGCTGAAGTTTCACGGCAGCTACCAACAGCATCACCGCGAACTGCGCAAAACAGACAAGGTGCGCAGCTGGCAAATGATGCTGCGGCTGCGCAGTCCGGGCGGACGCATCCCTGCCCGGTTGTTCCTCGCCCTCGATGACCTGTCCAATCGCCTTGGAGATGGAACCCTGCGGGCCACCACCCGTCAGGCCTTCCAGATGCATGGCATCGCCAAGGCCGATCTGAAAGAGGTGATTGGCACCATCGTTCGCAACATGGGCTCGACTCTGGCGGCCTGCGGGGACATCAACCGCAATGTGATGGCACCACCAGCTCCTTTTGAGAAAGGCGGCTATCCCGTGGCTCGGCGCCTGGCGGATGAGATTGCCGATTTGCTCAGCCCCGAGGCGGCTGAGGGGGCTTATCTCGACCTTTGGGTCGATGGAGACCTGAGTTATCGCTTCAAGCCCAGCCGAGCCGTTCAGAAGGCCAGAAAGCGCCAGAGCGAAGACGAATTATTTTCCGGCAGCACTGACGAACCTCTCTACGGGGACACCTACCTGCCCCGGAAGTTCAAGGTGGCCGTCACCGTGCCAGGCGACAACTCCGTCGACCTGCTGACCCAGGACATTGGCCTGGTGGCCTTCACCGACCCCTCCGGCGATCTGCGGGGCTGCAACGTCTACGTGGGTGGTGGCATGGGCCGCACCCACAACAAGGAGGAGACCTTTGCCCGCACCGCCGATCCCCTTGGCTACGTCGATGCCGCCAATGTTCTGGATGTCGTCCAGGCGATTCTGGCGCTGCAACGCGACCACGGTGATCGGGAGGTGCGCAAGCACGCCCGCATGAAGTACCTACTGCACGACAAGGGCATCCAATGGTTCCGCGACACCCTGTGCGCGACCTACTTCAAGGGAACCCTCAAGGGGCTGCGCAATGAGCCGAAGGCCAAGCTTCTGGACTACCTCGGCTGGCACCGGCAGAAGGCGGGGATGTGGTTCGTGGGACTGCCCCTGCTCTGTGGACGCCTGAACGGTGATCTGAAGGCGGGGCTCAGGCAGCTCGTCGAGACGTACCAGCTGGAGATTCGCCTTACCGCCAATCAAGACCTGCTGCTCTGCAACATCGGCACCTCTCAGCGGGCCAGCATCCGCACCCAGCTGGAAGCTCTCGGGTTTGAGGTGCCTGAAGCCCCAGCACCTCTGGCCAGGCATGCCATCGCTTGTCCGGCTCTGCCCACCTGCGGACTCGCTATTACCGAATCAGAGCGCATCCTCCCCGATGTTCTGGATCGTCTGGATGCTCAGCTGCGGCGGCTCGAGATTGAGAAATCCCTGCTGGTGCGAATGACCGGCTGCCCCAACGGCTGTGCCCGCCCTTACATGGCGGAGCTGGGATTGGTGGGCAATGGAGTCAACCAGTACCAGCTGTGGCTCGGCGGCACCCCCAACCTCCAGCGTCTGGCGCGCCCCTACATGGAGAAGCTGCCCCTGGACGATTTGGAAAAAACCATCGAACCACTACTCCTCAGCTGGAAAGCCGCCGGAGGCCGACGCAGCTTCGGGGACCACATTGAAAAACTGGGGGATCAGGAAGTGAGCGAGCTGCTGACCGCCTCGGCATAA
- a CDS encoding M15 family metallopeptidase: MRPWSPIPIEECGEPLQALPPALLRMEPHPYMALGAPYGASGNPFQLRLGVVQRLLDAQQRLIEHDPSLRLSIFDAWRPIAVQAFMVDHSIAELLRARGVEVCSGDAFDQVVADVGRFWAAPSRDPATPPPHSTGAAVDLTLSGSDGMPLAMGGEIDAIGAVSEPQHYAGREEADARCWHQRRQLLADVMEAAGFAQHPNEWWHYSFGDQLWAWRKSAAVAIYAEAVSSSLTS, translated from the coding sequence ATGCGCCCCTGGAGTCCGATTCCCATCGAAGAGTGCGGCGAGCCTTTGCAAGCGCTGCCTCCCGCTTTGTTGCGGATGGAACCCCATCCGTACATGGCGCTTGGGGCGCCCTATGGGGCGTCGGGGAATCCTTTCCAATTGCGTCTGGGGGTCGTTCAGCGCCTGTTGGATGCTCAGCAGCGGTTGATCGAGCACGACCCCAGCCTGCGCCTGAGCATTTTTGATGCGTGGCGGCCGATCGCCGTGCAGGCCTTCATGGTGGACCACAGCATTGCGGAACTCCTCCGTGCACGCGGTGTTGAAGTGTGCTCGGGGGACGCCTTCGATCAGGTGGTGGCCGATGTGGGGAGGTTCTGGGCAGCTCCCAGTCGGGATCCTGCAACACCACCCCCCCACAGCACCGGTGCCGCGGTTGACCTCACCCTGAGCGGCAGCGATGGCATGCCGCTGGCCATGGGTGGAGAGATCGATGCCATTGGAGCGGTGTCCGAGCCGCAGCACTACGCCGGTCGGGAAGAGGCCGATGCCCGTTGTTGGCATCAACGCCGGCAGTTGCTGGCCGATGTGATGGAAGCGGCAGGCTTTGCCCAGCATCCAAACGAGTGGTGGCATTACTCGTTCGGCGATCAGCTCTGGGCCTGGCGAAAGAGTGCTGCTGTCGCGATTTATGCCGAGGCGGTCAGCAGCTCGCTCACTTCCTGA
- the recG gene encoding ATP-dependent DNA helicase RecG has translation MAEPIGFNAAAERGLTSKQLSLLLTWMLPIQRSLGLEADRGFQNLQGRQQRFHAFLQQQLAAPPAVPFPQGVSERMSKLSSGFADYPDLADPARRRLVTDARQWLHELRHRLEPSAPMAPPRLKVQASPQQRARSPLQLDSPITQIRGVGPKFAARLASIGLLLVRDLLRYYPRDHVDYSAMRRIEALVSGETATIVATIRRCNGFVSPRNTNLAIIELQLQDPTGRLKVSRFLAGKRFSSPAYLKGQQRLYPVGATVAVSGLVKDGPYGITFQDPLIEVLDSPSSPVKSHSIGRLLPVYPLTEGVGADRFRSLIDQVLPLAASWPDPLPSELQGKFQLPALSEALQALHAPKDRESLDWGRRRLVFDEFLLLQLGLLRRRQALRSRTGPDLDLQSSSSGLVGEFMDLLPFRFTAAQQRVFQEIEADLARSEPMARLVQGDVGSGKTVVAIAALLSTIASGWQGALMAPTEVLAEQHYRNLCQWLPQLHVSVALLTGSTPRTRRRELLDDLANGSLKVLVGTHALLEDPVVFNRLGLVVVDEQHRFGVHQRDRLLNKGLQPHLLTMTATPIPRTLALSMHGDLDVSQIDELPPGRTPIRTRMLTAAKREQAYALIREEVQLGQRAYVVLPLVDESEKLELRSAVEVHAELASEVFPDLAVGLLHGRLSSADKQAVLTDFAAGKSQVLVSTTVVEVGVDVPEASVMVIDHAERFGLAQLHQLRGRVGRGAAASHCLLINGSSNPLARQRLDVLVRSTDGFEIAEMDLRLRGPGQVLGTRQSGLPDLALASLADDGAVLEDARTAAQELLNNDPELEQHPLLRETLEAQQRRLSGGTPLN, from the coding sequence TTGGCAGAACCCATCGGATTCAACGCAGCAGCTGAGCGGGGACTGACCAGCAAGCAGCTGTCGCTGCTCCTCACCTGGATGCTTCCCATTCAGCGCTCGCTGGGGTTGGAGGCCGACCGTGGTTTTCAGAATCTTCAGGGTCGCCAGCAGCGCTTTCACGCCTTTCTGCAGCAGCAACTCGCAGCGCCTCCGGCCGTTCCCTTTCCTCAGGGGGTCAGTGAGCGCATGTCCAAGCTCAGCTCCGGCTTTGCCGACTATCCGGACCTCGCTGATCCTGCCCGCCGTCGTTTGGTCACCGATGCCCGTCAGTGGCTGCATGAGCTGCGCCATCGCCTGGAACCCTCGGCTCCGATGGCACCGCCACGCCTCAAGGTGCAGGCGTCTCCTCAGCAGCGCGCCAGATCACCACTGCAGCTCGACAGTCCCATCACCCAGATCCGTGGTGTGGGTCCGAAATTCGCGGCACGGCTGGCTTCGATCGGCCTGCTTCTGGTACGCGACCTGCTCCGCTATTACCCCCGTGATCATGTCGATTACTCCGCGATGCGCCGCATTGAGGCGCTGGTGTCGGGGGAAACGGCCACGATTGTCGCCACGATTCGCCGGTGCAACGGATTCGTCAGCCCACGGAACACCAACCTCGCCATCATTGAGCTCCAGCTGCAGGACCCGACAGGTCGCCTGAAAGTGAGCCGTTTCCTTGCGGGCAAACGCTTCAGTTCTCCGGCCTACCTCAAAGGTCAGCAGCGCCTCTACCCCGTTGGTGCCACCGTGGCCGTCAGTGGTCTGGTGAAAGACGGCCCCTACGGCATCACCTTTCAAGATCCATTGATCGAGGTGCTAGATAGCCCTTCATCTCCGGTCAAATCCCACAGCATCGGCCGGCTTCTCCCGGTGTATCCCCTCACCGAAGGGGTTGGCGCGGATCGGTTCCGCAGCCTGATCGATCAGGTCCTGCCCCTCGCGGCATCGTGGCCTGATCCTCTCCCTAGCGAGCTCCAGGGGAAATTCCAGCTGCCGGCACTGTCGGAGGCCCTGCAGGCCCTGCATGCGCCCAAGGACCGTGAAAGCCTCGATTGGGGACGCCGCCGGCTGGTGTTCGATGAGTTTCTGCTCCTGCAGCTCGGCCTGTTGCGCCGACGCCAGGCGCTGCGCTCCCGGACGGGACCGGACCTGGATCTCCAGTCCAGCTCCAGCGGGCTTGTGGGGGAGTTCATGGATCTGCTGCCCTTCCGCTTCACCGCAGCCCAGCAAAGGGTGTTTCAGGAGATCGAAGCCGATCTGGCGCGCAGCGAACCCATGGCCCGTCTGGTGCAGGGGGACGTCGGCTCGGGCAAAACGGTGGTTGCCATTGCAGCGTTGCTCAGCACCATTGCCTCGGGCTGGCAGGGGGCCCTGATGGCCCCTACGGAGGTGTTGGCCGAGCAGCATTACCGCAACCTCTGTCAGTGGCTGCCGCAGCTCCATGTGAGCGTCGCCTTGCTGACGGGATCCACGCCGCGGACCCGCCGTCGGGAGCTGCTGGATGACCTGGCCAACGGTTCGCTGAAGGTGCTGGTGGGCACCCATGCCTTGCTCGAGGATCCGGTTGTGTTCAACCGCCTGGGGCTGGTGGTGGTGGATGAACAGCACCGTTTCGGTGTGCATCAACGGGATCGCCTGCTCAACAAGGGCTTGCAGCCCCATCTGCTCACCATGACGGCAACACCGATCCCACGGACCCTGGCGCTCTCGATGCATGGGGATCTCGATGTCAGCCAGATCGATGAATTGCCGCCAGGGCGAACACCGATTCGTACCCGCATGCTCACGGCTGCAAAGCGGGAGCAGGCCTATGCGTTGATCCGTGAGGAGGTGCAGCTGGGCCAGCGGGCCTATGTCGTTCTGCCGCTGGTGGACGAGTCGGAAAAGCTCGAGCTTCGCTCGGCCGTTGAGGTCCACGCCGAATTGGCCTCGGAGGTTTTTCCTGATCTGGCTGTCGGTCTGCTGCATGGACGTCTCTCCAGTGCCGACAAGCAGGCGGTGCTCACCGATTTCGCTGCGGGCAAGAGCCAGGTGCTGGTGTCGACCACGGTGGTGGAGGTGGGGGTGGATGTGCCCGAAGCCAGCGTGATGGTGATCGACCATGCCGAACGTTTCGGTCTGGCGCAGCTGCATCAGTTGCGGGGGCGCGTTGGCCGTGGCGCCGCCGCCTCCCATTGCCTGTTGATCAATGGCAGCTCCAATCCCCTGGCCCGCCAGCGCCTGGATGTGCTGGTGCGCTCCACCGATGGCTTTGAGATCGCCGAGATGGATCTTCGCTTGCGGGGGCCTGGCCAGGTGCTGGGAACGCGTCAATCGGGCCTGCCTGATCTGGCCCTGGCCAGCCTTGCCGATGATGGTGCTGTGCTGGAGGACGCACGAACAGCCGCCCAGGAGCTGTTGAACAACGATCCTGAGCTGGAGCAGCACCCGTTGCTGCGCGAGACCCTGGAGGCACAGCAGCGTCGTCTCAGTGGCGGCACCCCCTTGAACTGA
- the tsf gene encoding translation elongation factor Ts, whose translation MAAAVSAKLVKELRDKTGAGMMDCKKALAATEGDANKAVEWLRQKGIASAEKKSGRTAAEGAIGSYIHTGARVGVLVEVNCETDFVARGDMFQSLLRDVSMQVAACPNVEYVTTDEIPDEIREREKAIEMGRDDLEGKPEQMKEKIVEGRIGKRLKELALMEQPFIKDSSITVADLVKQTAGKIGENVKVRRFTRYTLGEGIEVEENDFAAEVASMQNAG comes from the coding sequence ATGGCTGCTGCCGTATCCGCCAAGCTTGTCAAAGAACTGCGCGACAAGACCGGCGCGGGGATGATGGATTGCAAAAAGGCCCTGGCCGCCACGGAAGGCGATGCCAACAAGGCCGTTGAGTGGCTTCGCCAGAAAGGCATCGCCAGCGCTGAAAAGAAATCCGGCCGCACCGCCGCCGAGGGTGCCATCGGCAGCTACATCCACACCGGCGCCCGCGTGGGTGTGCTGGTTGAGGTGAACTGCGAAACCGACTTCGTGGCCCGGGGTGACATGTTCCAGTCGCTGCTGCGTGATGTCTCCATGCAGGTGGCGGCATGCCCCAACGTTGAGTACGTCACCACCGACGAGATTCCCGACGAGATCCGTGAGCGGGAAAAGGCGATCGAGATGGGCCGTGACGATCTCGAGGGCAAGCCTGAGCAGATGAAGGAAAAGATCGTTGAAGGTCGCATCGGCAAGCGCCTCAAGGAACTCGCCCTGATGGAACAGCCTTTCATCAAAGACAGCTCCATCACCGTTGCGGACCTCGTGAAGCAAACCGCCGGCAAGATCGGCGAGAACGTGAAAGTTCGTCGCTTCACCCGTTACACCCTGGGCGAGGGCATCGAGGTGGAAGAGAACGATTTCGCTGCTGAAGTGGCGTCCATGCAGAACGCCGGCTGA
- the rpsB gene encoding 30S ribosomal protein S2, translated as MAVVTLAEMMEAGAHFGHQTRRWNPKMSRYIYCARNGVHIIDLVQTAVCMNNAYKWTRSAARSGKRFLFVGTKKQASEVVALEAARCGASYVNQRWLGGMLTNWTTMKARIDRLKDLERMESSGAIAMRPKKEGAVLRRELERLQKYLGGLKNMRRLPDVVVLVDQRRESNAVLEARKLDIPLVSMLDTNCDPDLCEVPIPCNDDAVRSVQLILGRLADAINEGRHGSNDQRGGDSEG; from the coding sequence ATGGCTGTCGTCACCCTCGCCGAGATGATGGAAGCTGGCGCCCACTTTGGGCACCAGACCCGTCGTTGGAATCCCAAGATGTCGCGCTACATCTATTGCGCGCGCAACGGCGTTCACATCATCGATCTCGTGCAGACCGCCGTCTGCATGAACAACGCCTACAAATGGACCCGTTCTGCTGCCCGCAGCGGCAAGCGTTTCCTCTTCGTTGGCACCAAGAAGCAAGCCTCTGAAGTGGTGGCGCTCGAAGCCGCCCGCTGCGGAGCCTCCTATGTGAACCAACGCTGGTTGGGCGGCATGCTCACCAACTGGACCACCATGAAGGCTCGGATCGACCGCCTGAAGGATCTGGAGCGGATGGAGTCCAGTGGTGCCATCGCCATGCGCCCCAAGAAAGAGGGTGCTGTGCTGCGTCGCGAACTCGAGCGTCTCCAGAAGTACCTGGGTGGTCTCAAGAACATGCGCCGCCTGCCCGACGTTGTGGTCCTGGTGGACCAGCGTCGTGAGTCGAATGCCGTGCTCGAAGCCCGCAAGCTCGACATCCCCTTGGTTTCCATGCTGGACACCAACTGCGATCCGGATCTCTGTGAGGTGCCGATTCCCTGCAACGACGACGCCGTTCGTTCTGTGCAACTGATCCTGGGCCGTTTGGCCGATGCGATCAATGAGGGCCGCCACGGCTCCAATGATCAGCGTGGTGGTGACAGCGAAGGCTGA
- a CDS encoding glycosyltransferase family 2 protein, translating into MFVSVVIPTYNRRPILEKCLSALENQQLAGALQDYEVVVVDDGSTDGTPAWLREQAHRFPHVRLIEQEHGGPAEGRNRGVDHARGDVIVFIDSDLVVTETFLATHAKALKQCWKRRGDRLCFTYGAVINTANFEAPSSERHKLRDLSWAYFATGNVAIDREVLERSGLFDTGFRLYGWEDLELGERLRRMGVVLVKCPDAVGYHWHPALSLDQIPRLVEVEGERARMGLVFYRKHPTSRVRLIIQFTWFHRILWEVLTLGGLINPASLRPLLRWLIRHGYPGTAMELLRLPLNRIGVRALFREARAAGLR; encoded by the coding sequence ATGTTCGTCAGCGTCGTTATTCCGACCTACAACCGACGCCCGATTCTCGAGAAATGCCTTTCGGCACTTGAAAATCAGCAGCTTGCCGGAGCTCTTCAGGACTACGAAGTTGTGGTGGTGGACGACGGTTCCACCGATGGAACGCCAGCCTGGCTTCGGGAGCAGGCCCATCGTTTTCCCCATGTACGCCTGATCGAGCAGGAGCACGGTGGTCCTGCGGAGGGGCGGAACCGTGGCGTCGACCACGCCCGTGGTGACGTGATCGTTTTCATCGACAGCGACCTGGTGGTCACAGAAACCTTCCTGGCGACCCATGCCAAGGCCTTGAAGCAGTGCTGGAAACGGCGGGGTGATCGGCTCTGTTTCACCTATGGCGCAGTGATCAACACCGCCAATTTCGAAGCCCCCTCTTCCGAACGTCACAAATTGAGGGACTTGTCCTGGGCTTATTTCGCCACCGGGAATGTGGCTATCGATCGCGAGGTGCTGGAGCGTTCAGGCCTGTTCGACACCGGTTTCCGCCTCTACGGCTGGGAAGATCTGGAACTGGGAGAGCGGCTGCGACGGATGGGGGTTGTGTTGGTGAAATGTCCGGACGCTGTCGGTTATCACTGGCACCCGGCCCTGAGCCTCGACCAGATCCCCCGCCTTGTGGAAGTGGAGGGAGAACGGGCGCGCATGGGGCTGGTGTTCTACCGCAAGCACCCAACCAGTCGGGTGCGCCTGATCATTCAGTTCACCTGGTTCCATCGCATCCTTTGGGAGGTGCTCACCCTCGGTGGCCTGATCAACCCAGCCAGCCTTCGCCCCCTGCTTCGCTGGCTGATCCGGCATGGCTACCCGGGCACGGCGATGGAGCTGCTTCGTTTGCCCCTCAATCGCATCGGTGTGCGTGCCCTGTTCCGTGAAGCAAGAGCGGCGGGACTCCGCTGA
- a CDS encoding ATP-binding cassette domain-containing protein, which produces MSAVVVDQLCHCFGQGNMRREVLHNVSLSIEPGEVVLLTGPSGCGKTTLLTLIGALRTVQQGQVSVLGQPLRGAGRRRRQQVRRRIGMIFQGHNLLRCLTAEQNVQMGADLLPDLSYRARRDEARQWLRAVGLEDHMGKVPHDLSGGQKQRVAIARALAASPRLLLADEPTAALDSRTGREVVELLQRLAREQSCAVLMVTHDPRIVDVADRLLQMEDGRLLNVVQ; this is translated from the coding sequence ATGTCGGCAGTTGTTGTTGATCAGTTGTGCCACTGCTTTGGCCAAGGGAACATGCGTCGTGAGGTTCTTCACAACGTCAGTCTCAGCATTGAGCCCGGTGAAGTGGTGCTGTTAACGGGACCCTCCGGTTGTGGAAAAACAACGCTGCTGACGTTGATCGGTGCGCTACGGACGGTTCAGCAGGGCCAGGTTTCAGTGCTTGGTCAGCCCCTGCGTGGGGCCGGCCGCCGCCGCCGCCAACAGGTCCGCCGCCGCATCGGCATGATTTTCCAGGGCCACAATTTGCTGCGTTGCCTTACCGCAGAACAAAATGTGCAGATGGGAGCCGACCTTCTGCCGGATCTCAGCTACAGAGCCCGCCGGGATGAAGCCCGACAGTGGTTGCGCGCCGTCGGTTTGGAGGACCACATGGGCAAGGTCCCCCATGACTTATCCGGGGGACAGAAGCAGCGGGTCGCCATTGCCCGTGCTCTTGCGGCCAGTCCAAGACTGCTTCTGGCGGACGAGCCCACAGCCGCCCTGGACAGCCGTACGGGCCGTGAGGTGGTGGAGCTGCTGCAGCGGCTTGCCCGCGAACAGTCCTGTGCGGTGCTGATGGTGACCCATGATCCGCGCATCGTTGATGTGGCTGATCGCTTGCTCCAGATGGAGGATGGGCGTCTGCTGAATGTCGTTCAGTAG
- the devC gene encoding ABC transporter permease DevC: protein MNRFWRGRRIPLSWLLLTRQPVRLLVALAGISFAGILMFMQLGFRDGLFDASVTAHRLFDADVVLISPRSASSVSMEAFPRRRLVQALADPAVDGVTPVHWGLMLWRNPETRRNRSILALGFNPDDPFFVDPSLAEKTNALKQKGRILFDQLSRPEFGPIADWYRDGRVVETEIAGNRVRVAGLVSLGTSFGADGNLLTSTETFLDLMPQKPPGAIEVGLVRLKPGADPEQVVSRLRERLPKDVSIMTKQGFIDFEQNYWKSGTSIGFIFTLGAAMGFIVGCVIVYQVLYTDVSDHLPEYATLMAMGYRLSHLLGVVIREGFYLAAMGYVPAYLAGQGLYWFVRDATKLPVGMDVSRALTVLVMILVMCMVSSLLAMRRLIDADPAEIF, encoded by the coding sequence ATGAACCGGTTCTGGCGGGGCCGTCGGATTCCACTGTCCTGGCTGCTGCTCACGCGTCAGCCCGTTCGCCTGCTGGTGGCACTGGCCGGTATCAGTTTTGCGGGAATTCTGATGTTCATGCAGCTCGGATTCCGTGATGGCCTCTTTGATGCCAGCGTCACGGCCCACCGGCTGTTCGATGCCGATGTCGTTCTGATCAGTCCCCGCTCCGCCAGCTCCGTGAGCATGGAAGCCTTCCCCAGGCGGCGCCTGGTTCAGGCCCTGGCTGATCCAGCCGTCGATGGGGTGACCCCGGTGCACTGGGGGTTGATGCTCTGGCGCAATCCTGAAACGCGGCGCAACCGGTCGATCCTGGCCTTGGGCTTCAATCCCGACGACCCCTTCTTCGTCGACCCCTCCCTGGCTGAAAAAACTAACGCTCTCAAGCAGAAAGGGCGGATCCTGTTCGATCAGCTTTCACGCCCTGAATTCGGACCCATTGCCGATTGGTATCGCGATGGCCGGGTGGTGGAGACCGAGATCGCCGGCAACCGTGTCCGCGTGGCGGGTCTGGTGAGCCTGGGCACCAGCTTCGGTGCCGACGGCAATCTGCTCACGAGCACCGAGACATTTCTCGATCTGATGCCTCAGAAGCCGCCAGGAGCGATCGAAGTGGGTTTGGTGCGGTTGAAGCCAGGAGCTGACCCTGAGCAGGTGGTGTCTCGGTTGCGTGAGCGCCTGCCCAAAGACGTCTCGATCATGACCAAGCAGGGCTTCATCGACTTCGAGCAGAACTATTGGAAGAGCGGCACATCCATCGGTTTCATCTTCACCCTTGGCGCCGCCATGGGTTTCATTGTTGGTTGCGTGATCGTCTATCAGGTGCTGTACACCGATGTGAGTGATCACCTGCCGGAGTACGCCACCTTGATGGCCATGGGCTATCGCCTCAGCCATCTCTTGGGAGTGGTGATTCGTGAGGGTTTTTATCTGGCGGCGATGGGGTATGTCCCCGCCTACCTGGCCGGCCAGGGCCTGTATTGGTTCGTTCGCGATGCCACGAAACTTCCCGTCGGTATGGATGTCTCCCGGGCGCTCACCGTGTTGGTGATGATCCTGGTGATGTGCATGGTGTCGTCACTTCTGGCCATGCGTCGTCTCATCGATGCTGACCCTGCAGAGATCTTCTGA
- a CDS encoding HlyD family efflux transporter periplasmic adaptor subunit, whose translation MSRKRWSVLAGSLVIAVIGGWLLRPTPEPKPIEPPPERTARPEAVAALGQLEPAGEIRNLAAPNAGMAGTPRVASLQVNEGDLIKRGQVLAAFDHREGLLADLERVDAQLRSLDQEIRLQTIEVERFSKAADWGAAELSLVGNKREELVRLQGQRDQALAERKGLEADLALSQLISPLDGVVLKLHAREGERPGAEGVMDVGANQAMQASIEVYESDISRIRIGQSVRLTSENGGFRDELTGRVLRISPQVEQRAVLSTDPTGDADARVVVVDVALTPADAAKVSRLAGLKVIARFEP comes from the coding sequence ATGAGCCGTAAACGCTGGTCTGTTCTGGCTGGAAGTTTGGTTATCGCGGTCATCGGCGGCTGGTTGCTCCGTCCGACGCCAGAACCCAAGCCCATCGAGCCGCCCCCAGAACGCACGGCTCGTCCGGAAGCGGTCGCTGCCCTGGGGCAGCTTGAGCCCGCCGGTGAAATCCGCAACCTGGCGGCCCCTAACGCTGGAATGGCAGGGACGCCGCGGGTGGCTTCGCTCCAAGTGAATGAGGGTGATCTGATCAAGCGGGGCCAGGTGCTTGCGGCCTTCGATCACCGGGAGGGCCTGCTAGCAGACCTGGAGCGTGTTGATGCTCAGTTGCGCAGCCTGGATCAGGAGATTCGACTGCAGACCATTGAGGTGGAGCGTTTCAGCAAGGCTGCGGACTGGGGTGCTGCCGAGTTGTCTCTGGTGGGTAACAAGCGAGAGGAGCTTGTGCGCCTTCAGGGTCAGCGGGATCAGGCCCTGGCTGAACGCAAGGGGCTCGAGGCCGATCTCGCGCTGAGTCAGCTGATCTCACCCCTTGATGGTGTCGTTCTCAAGCTGCACGCCCGTGAAGGCGAGCGTCCTGGTGCAGAGGGGGTGATGGACGTGGGGGCCAACCAGGCGATGCAGGCCAGCATTGAGGTTTACGAATCTGACATCTCCCGGATCCGCATCGGCCAGTCCGTCCGTTTGACCAGCGAGAACGGTGGTTTTCGGGATGAACTGACCGGTCGCGTGTTGCGCATCAGTCCGCAGGTGGAACAACGGGCTGTCCTTTCCACTGATCCCACCGGCGATGCGGATGCCCGCGTTGTGGTGGTTGATGTGGCTCTCACCCCAGCGGATGCCGCGAAGGTCAGTCGTCTGGCTGGCTTGAAGGTGATCGCCCGCTTTGAACCATGA